A single Streptomyces sp. 2114.4 DNA region contains:
- a CDS encoding LacI family DNA-binding transcriptional regulator — MTDTARGTSRRYGTRPTMKDVAARAGVGLKTVSRVVNGEPGVTPDTERRVQEAITALGFRRNDSARILRKGRTASIGLVLEDLADPFYGPLNRTVEEVARGHGALLINGSSAEDPAREQELVLALCARRVDGLVIIPAADDHRYLEPEIAAGIATVFVDRPPGRIDADVVVSDNFGGAQEAVAHLIAHGHRRIGFIGDQPRIHTARERLRGYRTAMAAAGLPIDDSWVSLASTAPESVRAAATTMLDAPEPVTALFAGNNRVTVTAVRVLGERPRPVALVGFDDFELADLVRPAITVVAQDPARMGRTAAGLLFRRLEGIEDPPQRREIPTRLIVRGSGEIPPSES; from the coding sequence GTGACCGACACCGCGCGGGGCACCTCCCGCCGCTATGGCACCCGGCCCACGATGAAGGATGTCGCGGCGCGCGCCGGGGTCGGCCTCAAAACGGTCTCCCGCGTGGTCAACGGCGAACCGGGCGTCACCCCGGACACCGAACGACGCGTCCAGGAAGCGATCACGGCCCTGGGGTTCCGCCGCAACGACTCGGCCCGGATCCTGCGCAAGGGGCGTACCGCCAGCATCGGCCTGGTGCTGGAGGATCTGGCGGACCCGTTCTACGGCCCGCTCAACCGCACCGTCGAGGAGGTCGCCCGCGGTCACGGCGCACTGCTGATCAACGGCTCCAGCGCCGAGGACCCGGCGCGCGAACAGGAGTTGGTGCTGGCGCTGTGCGCACGGCGGGTCGACGGACTGGTCATCATCCCGGCCGCCGACGACCACCGCTATCTGGAACCCGAGATCGCGGCCGGGATAGCCACCGTGTTCGTGGACCGCCCGCCCGGCCGGATCGATGCCGATGTGGTGGTCTCCGACAACTTCGGCGGCGCCCAGGAGGCGGTGGCCCATCTCATCGCGCACGGCCACCGCAGGATCGGCTTCATCGGTGACCAGCCGCGGATCCACACCGCGCGTGAACGCCTGCGCGGCTACCGCACCGCAATGGCCGCGGCGGGCCTGCCCATCGACGACTCCTGGGTGTCGCTGGCCTCCACCGCGCCCGAGTCCGTACGCGCCGCCGCGACCACGATGCTGGACGCCCCCGAGCCGGTCACCGCCCTCTTCGCGGGCAACAACCGGGTCACCGTCACCGCCGTACGCGTCCTCGGCGAACGCCCGCGCCCCGTCGCGCTGGTGGGCTTCGACGACTTCGAACTGGCCGATCTCGTCCGGCCCGCGATCACGGTCGTCGCCCAGGACCCCGCACGCATGGGCCGCACGGCCGCCGGTCTGCTCTTCCGGCGCCTGGAGGGCATCGAGGACCCGCCGCAGCGCAGGGAGATCCCCACCCGCCTGATCGTCCGCGGCTCGGGCGAGATCCCGCCTTCGGAGAGCTGA
- a CDS encoding maleylpyruvate isomerase family mycothiol-dependent enzyme translates to MEITEFVESLRLDGSLLADAAEEAGPDARIPACPEWQMRDLVTHIGRVHRWATEFVTQGVQQPSRPPEAPDLSDDELVAWLREGHHHLVLALHSAPQDLAAWTFLPAPSPLAFWARRQAHETSVHRVDAQQALGASLTPLPSAFAADGIDELLTGFHGRDRSRLRTDVPRTLRLRATNAPGADWTVRLSDAPPHTVRTATEDGGDGPDTDKPADCTIEGPAEELYLALWNRLPWDAMTITGDETLPQLWRERAGL, encoded by the coding sequence ATGGAGATCACTGAGTTCGTCGAATCGCTGCGACTGGACGGAAGCCTGCTCGCCGACGCCGCCGAGGAGGCGGGGCCGGATGCCCGTATTCCGGCCTGTCCCGAGTGGCAGATGCGGGATCTGGTCACCCACATCGGCCGGGTCCACCGCTGGGCGACGGAGTTCGTGACGCAAGGCGTGCAGCAGCCCAGCCGTCCTCCCGAGGCTCCGGACCTGTCCGACGACGAGCTGGTGGCCTGGCTGCGCGAAGGCCATCACCACCTCGTCCTGGCGCTGCACTCCGCCCCGCAGGACCTGGCGGCCTGGACCTTCCTCCCCGCGCCCTCCCCACTGGCGTTCTGGGCCCGCCGGCAGGCGCACGAGACCTCCGTGCACCGCGTGGACGCACAGCAGGCGCTCGGCGCCTCCCTCACCCCCCTCCCGTCCGCCTTCGCGGCCGACGGGATCGATGAACTCCTGACGGGCTTTCACGGCCGTGACCGCAGCCGGCTGCGGACGGACGTCCCCCGGACGCTGCGGCTGCGCGCGACGAACGCACCCGGCGCCGACTGGACCGTCCGGCTCTCCGACGCCCCGCCGCACACGGTGCGTACCGCCACGGAGGACGGCGGCGACGGACCGGACACCGACAAGCCGGCGGACTGCACGATCGAGGGCCCGGCCGAGGAGCTGTACCTCGCGCTGTGGAACCGTCTGCCGTGGGACGCGATGACGATCACCGGCGATGAGACGCTGCCCCAGCTGTGGCGGGAGCGCGCCGGGCTCTGA
- a CDS encoding TetR/AcrR family transcriptional regulator: MPKQVDREARRRDVVDALFRVVVRDGIQRASLRTVADEAQLNIGSVRHYFAGQEELMRFAMRSMLDRVGARLQRRVDALGDLSGLPAARIRDCAVELLSELLPLDDSRRAEVTVLVDFSTAARTHPALDDLARETATGTRSLVRRILTRLDTAGGLRAGLTLDTETERLTSLLDGLAFTAVLRPDVLDAATCARVLRAHVDGLGPATA; the protein is encoded by the coding sequence ATGCCCAAGCAGGTGGACCGAGAAGCCCGGCGCCGCGACGTCGTCGACGCCCTCTTCCGCGTCGTCGTACGCGACGGCATCCAACGCGCCTCGCTGCGCACCGTCGCCGACGAGGCGCAGCTCAACATCGGTTCGGTGCGGCACTACTTCGCCGGCCAGGAGGAGCTGATGCGCTTCGCGATGCGGTCGATGCTCGACCGGGTCGGCGCCCGGCTCCAGCGCCGCGTCGACGCGTTGGGCGATCTGAGCGGGCTGCCCGCGGCGCGGATCCGCGACTGCGCGGTGGAGCTGCTGTCCGAACTGCTGCCGCTGGACGACAGCCGGCGCGCCGAGGTCACCGTCCTCGTCGACTTCTCCACCGCCGCCCGGACCCACCCCGCCCTCGACGACCTCGCCCGGGAGACCGCCACCGGCACCCGGTCCCTCGTCCGCCGCATCCTCACCCGCCTCGATACGGCGGGCGGCCTGCGCGCGGGGCTCACCCTCGACACCGAGACCGAGCGGCTGACGTCCCTCCTGGACGGCCTCGCCTTCACCGCCGTCCTGCGGCCCGACGTGCTGGACGCGGCGACCTGCGCCAGGGTCCTGCGCGCCCATGTCGACGGCCTCGGACCGGCCACGGCCTGA
- a CDS encoding DUF6332 family protein — MSPSRTQAERDAVTVEIMFALVSGAFMGAAGFGVLGSAALWGPVPASWRGPWLTVSAALGGVLFCVQVVRVLRRPPHRPGTGPSPQDVVWIQPSQPGRTNPDS, encoded by the coding sequence ATGTCACCCAGCCGTACGCAGGCCGAGCGCGACGCGGTCACCGTCGAGATCATGTTTGCCCTGGTCAGCGGCGCCTTCATGGGTGCCGCAGGTTTCGGGGTGCTGGGCAGCGCGGCTCTGTGGGGCCCGGTGCCGGCCTCGTGGCGCGGACCGTGGCTCACGGTGAGCGCCGCCCTCGGCGGGGTGCTGTTCTGCGTCCAGGTGGTGCGCGTGCTCCGGCGTCCGCCCCACCGGCCGGGGACCGGTCCGTCCCCGCAGGACGTCGTCTGGATTCAGCCCAGCCAGCCGGGCCGCACCAACCCCGACTCATAG
- a CDS encoding ROK family protein has product MQTDLSAALDIGGTKIAGALVDARGRLVERAARPTPADKDGATVMRAVAEVVAELAAGPDWARVAAVGIGSAGPVDASSGTVSPVNIPGWRDFPLVAGVRALVGERPVVLVGDGVAMTAAEHWQGAARGHANALCMVVSTGVGGGLVLNGRLHPGPTGNAGHIGHISVEVDGDPCPCGSRGCVERIASGPNIARRALANGWQPGPDGDTSAAAVAAAAHAGDPVALRSFERAARALAAGIAATATLVEIDIAVIGGGVAGAGDVLFAPLRAALREYATLSFVSGLTVVPARMGTDAGVVGAAAAAGQRARPDAFVPTP; this is encoded by the coding sequence ATGCAGACCGACCTCAGCGCAGCGTTGGACATTGGCGGCACCAAGATCGCCGGCGCTCTGGTGGATGCCCGCGGCAGACTCGTCGAACGGGCCGCCCGGCCCACTCCCGCCGACAAGGACGGGGCCACGGTGATGCGTGCGGTGGCCGAGGTGGTCGCCGAGCTGGCCGCGGGTCCCGACTGGGCGCGGGTGGCGGCCGTCGGTATCGGCAGCGCGGGCCCGGTCGACGCCTCGTCCGGCACCGTCAGCCCCGTCAACATCCCCGGCTGGCGCGACTTCCCGCTGGTCGCCGGGGTGCGGGCGCTCGTCGGGGAGCGCCCGGTCGTGCTGGTCGGCGACGGTGTCGCGATGACCGCGGCCGAACACTGGCAAGGTGCCGCGCGCGGGCACGCCAACGCGCTGTGCATGGTGGTCTCCACCGGCGTCGGCGGCGGACTCGTCCTCAACGGCCGTCTCCACCCGGGCCCTACGGGGAACGCCGGGCACATCGGTCACATCAGCGTCGAGGTCGACGGTGACCCCTGCCCGTGCGGGTCCCGCGGCTGTGTCGAACGGATCGCCAGCGGCCCCAACATCGCGCGCCGGGCGCTGGCCAACGGCTGGCAGCCCGGCCCCGACGGTGACACCAGCGCGGCGGCCGTCGCCGCCGCGGCGCACGCCGGTGACCCGGTCGCCCTGCGCTCCTTCGAGCGGGCCGCCCGTGCGCTGGCCGCCGGGATCGCCGCCACCGCCACGCTCGTGGAGATAGACATCGCGGTGATCGGCGGGGGAGTCGCGGGTGCGGGTGACGTGCTCTTCGCCCCCTTGCGCGCGGCCCTGCGGGAGTACGCGACGTTGTCGTTCGTGTCGGGCCTGACGGTCGTACCGGCCCGCATGGGGACGGACGCCGGGGTGGTGGGCGCGGCCGCTGCCGCCGGGCAACGGGCCCGTCCCGATGCCTTCGTCCCCACGCCCTGA
- a CDS encoding dipeptidase, translated as MSDSPLARTVAALQPRARTELAELVAFKSVADPAQFPKSECEAAADWVAGALRADGFQDVALLDTPDGTRSVYGFLPGPAGAPTVLLYAHYDVQPPLDESAWVSPPFELTERDGRWYGRGAADCKGGLIMHLTALRALKEHGGVPVNVKVIVEGSEEQGTGGLERYAEAHPELLAADAIVIGDTGNFRVGLPTVTATLRGMTLVRVQVDTLQGNLHSGQFGGAAPDALAALIRILDSLRAEDGSTTVNGLAADASWEGLQYAEEDFRKDAKVLDGVGLVGSGSVADRIWARPAVTVLGIDCPPVVGATPSVQAGARALVSLRVPPGTDAAEATKLLTAHLESAAPWGARVAVEQVGQGQPFRADTSSPAYTSMAAALREAYDGEEMQTSGMGGSIPLCNTLAALYPDAEILLIGLSEPEAQIHAVNESVSPQELERLSLAEALFLRRYAK; from the coding sequence ATGTCTGACAGCCCGCTCGCACGTACCGTCGCCGCACTGCAGCCCCGCGCCAGGACCGAGCTGGCCGAGCTGGTGGCCTTCAAGTCGGTGGCGGATCCGGCCCAGTTCCCCAAGAGCGAGTGCGAGGCGGCCGCCGACTGGGTGGCCGGGGCACTGCGGGCGGACGGCTTCCAGGACGTGGCGCTGCTGGACACCCCGGACGGCACCCGGTCCGTGTACGGCTTCCTGCCCGGCCCGGCCGGCGCCCCGACGGTGCTGCTGTATGCGCACTACGACGTGCAGCCGCCGCTGGACGAGTCCGCCTGGGTCTCCCCGCCGTTCGAGCTGACCGAGCGTGACGGCCGCTGGTACGGGCGCGGCGCGGCCGACTGCAAGGGCGGCCTGATCATGCATCTGACGGCGCTGCGTGCCCTGAAGGAGCACGGCGGGGTACCGGTCAACGTCAAGGTGATCGTGGAGGGTTCGGAGGAACAGGGCACCGGCGGCCTGGAACGCTACGCCGAGGCACACCCCGAGCTGCTGGCCGCCGACGCCATTGTCATCGGCGACACCGGCAACTTCCGGGTCGGGCTGCCGACGGTGACCGCGACGCTGCGCGGGATGACGCTCGTACGGGTCCAGGTCGACACCCTGCAGGGCAACCTCCACTCCGGCCAGTTCGGCGGCGCGGCCCCCGACGCACTGGCCGCGCTGATCCGGATCCTGGACTCGCTGCGCGCCGAGGACGGTTCCACCACCGTCAACGGACTGGCCGCGGACGCCTCCTGGGAGGGCCTGCAGTACGCCGAGGAGGACTTCCGCAAGGACGCCAAGGTGCTCGACGGCGTCGGGCTGGTGGGCAGCGGTTCGGTCGCGGACCGGATCTGGGCCCGTCCGGCCGTCACGGTACTCGGCATCGACTGCCCGCCGGTGGTCGGCGCCACCCCGTCCGTCCAGGCCGGCGCGCGGGCGCTGGTCAGCCTGCGGGTGCCGCCGGGCACGGACGCGGCCGAGGCGACGAAGCTGCTGACCGCGCATCTGGAGAGCGCCGCCCCCTGGGGCGCGCGGGTCGCGGTCGAGCAGGTCGGCCAGGGCCAGCCGTTCCGCGCCGACACCAGCAGCCCGGCGTACACCTCGATGGCCGCGGCACTGCGCGAGGCGTACGACGGCGAGGAGATGCAGACCTCCGGCATGGGCGGCTCGATCCCGCTATGCAACACGTTGGCCGCGCTCTATCCCGACGCCGAGATCCTGCTGATCGGCCTGAGCGAGCCGGAGGCCCAGATCCACGCGGTCAACGAAAGCGTCTCGCCGCAGGAGCTGGAGCGGCTTTCGCTGGCGGAGGCGTTGTTCCTCCGTCGGTACGCGAAGTGA
- a CDS encoding NPCBM/NEW2 domain-containing protein yields the protein MRVQIRTTHRRGHRRIAGALSAALLCTAGVTALPAAARTPDAPEAGPSRTAPGPRLPGGLAMTPPMGFNNWNSTHCRAEFNEEMVKGIADLFVAKGLKDAGYQYVNLDDCWALPTRDGNGKLVPDPQRFPHGIKAVADYVHAKGLKFGIYTSAGIKTCNPAGFPGGLGHEKSDAQQFADWGVDYLKYDNCNNLGVDAQQRYRTMRDALKATGRPIVYSICEWGENKPWEWASDVGHLWRTTGDISDSWSSMLDIVKQNLPLAPHAGPGHWNDPDMLEVGNGGMTDTEYRSHFSLWSMMAAPLLIGSDLRKAGPETFEILANKDLIAVDQDRLGKQATVVKSESGRWTLVRQLADGARAVALFNETGGPQRITTTARELGLPRADGYRLRDLWRHQDTHTTGTVSATVPAHGTTVYRISADKRWAAYPPAVETGTDRTPLAEAGSPATLRSTVRNLGGTPARHVAVTLKAPQGWRVRATSPATARTLPGGRTLTTGWQITAPAGTAPGAYDLPLAADYRSPRGERITATLPGTAHVVVPPPSGTAYAAELPWLTAANGWGPVEKNTSVGERDAGDGRPISIGGTGFAKGLGVHAPSEVSFYTGGRCSVFTAQVGIDDESGDRGSVGFEVWADGKQVAASPTVTGADAAKAVSAPVTGAQTVRLVVTDGGDGIDYDHADWADAKFRC from the coding sequence ATGCGCGTTCAGATCCGCACCACCCACCGGCGAGGTCACCGAAGAATCGCCGGAGCGCTGTCCGCCGCGCTGCTGTGTACGGCAGGGGTGACCGCCCTGCCGGCTGCGGCCCGTACACCCGACGCCCCGGAAGCCGGCCCTTCCCGCACCGCCCCCGGCCCCCGGCTCCCCGGCGGGCTCGCCATGACGCCGCCGATGGGCTTCAACAACTGGAACTCCACCCACTGCCGGGCCGAGTTCAACGAAGAGATGGTCAAGGGCATCGCCGATCTCTTCGTCGCCAAGGGCCTCAAGGACGCCGGTTATCAGTACGTCAATCTCGACGACTGCTGGGCGCTGCCCACCCGCGACGGGAACGGCAAGCTCGTGCCGGATCCGCAGCGCTTCCCCCACGGCATCAAGGCGGTGGCCGACTACGTCCACGCCAAAGGCCTGAAATTCGGCATCTACACGAGTGCCGGTATCAAAACCTGCAACCCGGCCGGATTCCCCGGCGGCCTGGGCCACGAGAAGTCCGACGCCCAGCAGTTCGCCGACTGGGGCGTGGACTACCTCAAGTACGACAACTGCAATAACCTCGGCGTGGACGCCCAACAGCGGTACCGCACGATGCGGGACGCGCTCAAGGCCACCGGGCGGCCCATCGTCTACAGCATCTGCGAATGGGGCGAGAACAAGCCCTGGGAGTGGGCGTCGGACGTAGGGCATCTGTGGCGCACCACCGGCGACATCAGTGACTCGTGGTCCAGCATGCTCGACATCGTGAAGCAGAATCTGCCCCTCGCCCCGCACGCCGGGCCGGGCCACTGGAACGACCCGGACATGCTGGAGGTCGGCAACGGCGGCATGACCGACACCGAGTACCGCAGCCACTTCTCCCTGTGGTCGATGATGGCCGCCCCGCTGCTGATCGGCTCCGATCTGCGCAAGGCCGGCCCGGAGACGTTCGAGATCCTGGCCAACAAGGACCTCATCGCCGTCGACCAGGACCGGCTGGGCAAGCAGGCCACGGTGGTGAAGTCGGAGTCCGGCCGCTGGACGCTGGTGCGGCAACTGGCCGACGGCGCCCGCGCGGTGGCACTGTTCAACGAGACCGGCGGGCCGCAGCGGATCACCACCACGGCCAGGGAACTGGGCCTCCCGCGGGCCGACGGCTACCGGCTGCGCGACCTGTGGCGGCACCAGGACACCCACACCACGGGCACCGTCTCGGCGACCGTCCCGGCGCACGGCACCACCGTCTACCGCATCTCCGCCGACAAGCGCTGGGCCGCCTACCCACCGGCCGTCGAGACCGGCACCGACCGTACGCCGCTGGCCGAGGCCGGCTCCCCCGCCACACTCCGCTCCACCGTCCGCAACCTGGGCGGCACCCCCGCCCGGCATGTCGCCGTCACGCTGAAGGCCCCGCAGGGGTGGCGGGTGCGGGCCACCTCCCCGGCTACGGCCCGCACGCTGCCCGGCGGCCGGACGCTCACCACCGGCTGGCAGATCACCGCACCGGCCGGCACCGCACCCGGTGCCTACGATCTGCCGCTCGCCGCCGACTACCGCTCCCCCCGCGGCGAACGGATCACCGCCACCCTGCCCGGCACCGCCCATGTCGTGGTGCCACCGCCGTCCGGGACCGCGTACGCCGCCGAACTCCCCTGGCTCACGGCCGCCAACGGCTGGGGACCGGTCGAGAAGAACACCAGCGTCGGGGAACGCGACGCCGGGGACGGCCGGCCGATCAGCATCGGTGGCACCGGCTTCGCGAAGGGCCTCGGGGTGCATGCGCCCAGCGAGGTGAGCTTCTACACCGGCGGGCGGTGCTCGGTGTTCACCGCCCAGGTCGGCATCGACGACGAGTCCGGTGACCGGGGCTCGGTGGGCTTCGAGGTGTGGGCCGACGGCAAACAGGTCGCCGCGAGCCCCACGGTGACCGGGGCGGATGCCGCCAAGGCCGTCAGCGCCCCGGTCACCGGAGCGCAGACCGTCCGGCTCGTCGTGACCGATGGCGGGGACGGTATCGACTACGACCACGCCGACTGGGCGGACGCCAAGTTCCGGTGCTGA
- a CDS encoding geranylgeranyl reductase family protein: protein MSSEHAAEDNQQVWDVVVVGAGPAGASAAHAAACTGRRVLLLEKAELPRYKTCGGGIIGPSRDALPPGFELPLRDRVHAVTFSLNGRLTRTRRSRNMLFGLINRPDFDARLVESAKDAGATVRTGVTVSRVEQHGAEVPDRRTVAVVLGDGEVVLARAVVGADGSAGRIGAHVGVKVDQVDLGLEAEIPVPAPVAEDWAGRVLIDWGPIPGSYGWVFPKGDTLTVGVISARGEGAATKRYLEDFIGRLGLAGFEPSISSGHLTRCRAEDSPLSRGRVLVCGDAAGLLEPWTREGISFALRSGRLAGEWAVRVSEAHDAVDARRQALNYAFAIKAGLGVEMGVGRQMLKVFTRRPGLMHAAVTGFRPAWQAFAKITRGTTTLAEIVRTHSMARRALEAMNRG, encoded by the coding sequence GTGAGCAGCGAGCACGCAGCCGAGGACAACCAGCAGGTGTGGGACGTCGTGGTGGTGGGTGCGGGGCCCGCGGGCGCCTCGGCCGCGCATGCCGCGGCCTGTACAGGACGCCGGGTGCTGCTCCTGGAGAAGGCGGAGCTCCCGCGCTACAAAACGTGTGGCGGCGGCATCATCGGGCCCTCGCGGGACGCGTTGCCGCCCGGCTTCGAGCTGCCGCTGCGCGACCGGGTGCACGCGGTGACGTTCTCGCTGAACGGCCGGCTGACCCGCACCCGCCGTTCCAGGAACATGCTCTTCGGGCTGATCAACCGCCCCGACTTCGATGCGCGGCTGGTCGAGTCGGCCAAGGACGCGGGCGCGACGGTCCGTACGGGCGTCACGGTCTCGCGGGTGGAGCAGCACGGCGCCGAGGTGCCGGACCGGCGGACCGTTGCGGTGGTGCTGGGCGACGGCGAGGTGGTGCTGGCCCGCGCCGTGGTGGGTGCGGACGGCAGTGCCGGACGGATAGGAGCCCATGTCGGGGTCAAGGTCGACCAGGTCGACCTCGGCCTGGAGGCGGAGATTCCGGTACCGGCGCCGGTCGCCGAGGACTGGGCGGGCCGGGTGCTCATCGACTGGGGTCCGATCCCGGGCAGCTACGGCTGGGTCTTCCCCAAGGGCGACACGCTGACCGTCGGTGTCATCTCCGCGCGGGGCGAGGGGGCCGCGACCAAGCGCTATCTGGAGGACTTCATCGGCCGGCTGGGCCTCGCCGGTTTCGAGCCGAGCATTTCGTCCGGGCACCTGACGCGCTGCCGCGCCGAGGACTCCCCGCTGTCCCGCGGCCGGGTGCTGGTGTGCGGTGACGCGGCCGGGCTGCTGGAGCCCTGGACGCGGGAGGGCATCTCCTTCGCGCTGCGGTCGGGGCGGCTCGCGGGGGAGTGGGCGGTGCGCGTCTCCGAGGCGCATGACGCGGTGGACGCCCGTCGCCAGGCGCTCAATTACGCCTTCGCCATCAAGGCGGGCCTCGGGGTGGAGATGGGGGTGGGGCGCCAGATGCTCAAGGTCTTCACGCGCCGCCCCGGTCTGATGCACGCCGCGGTCACCGGCTTCCGCCCGGCCTGGCAGGCCTTTGCGAAGATCACCCGCGGGACGACCACGCTGGCCGAGATCGTGCGCACCCATTCGATGGCGCGCCGGGCGCTGGAGGCGATGAACCGGGGGTGA
- a CDS encoding NUDIX hydrolase produces the protein MIVWLNGTFGAGKTTTAHELLDLLPGSTLYDPELLGSGLRMMLPAKRFEEIDDYQDLPAWRRMVVDTAAALLTEVPGPLVTPMTLLRQEYRDEIFGALAARRIPVRHVLLHADETILRARIADRDDTPGDAGAAASTRRWSLEHLGPYADALPWLQGDAHVVDTSRLTPRQTAERVAEAVRTGAGACDIVQTPEPTAETLAAGVLLFDDQDRVLLVDPTYKAGWEFPGGVVERGEAPARAGVREVAEELGIELPRALRLLVLDWEAPKPPGFGGLRLLYDGGTLTDDRISKLLLPGAELRDWRFATEAEAEKMLPPVRWNRLRWALRARERGCPLHLEAGVPAG, from the coding sequence GTGATCGTCTGGCTGAACGGCACGTTCGGTGCGGGCAAGACCACTACGGCTCATGAATTGCTCGACCTGCTTCCCGGAAGCACGCTCTACGACCCCGAACTCCTCGGCAGCGGACTGCGCATGATGCTGCCGGCCAAGCGGTTCGAGGAGATCGACGATTACCAGGACCTCCCGGCCTGGCGGCGGATGGTCGTCGACACCGCCGCGGCACTGCTCACCGAGGTGCCGGGCCCGCTGGTGACACCGATGACGCTGCTGCGCCAGGAGTACCGTGACGAGATCTTCGGCGCCCTCGCCGCCCGCCGGATACCCGTACGGCATGTCCTCCTGCACGCCGACGAAACGATCCTGCGAGCCCGGATAGCGGACCGGGACGACACCCCCGGGGACGCCGGAGCCGCCGCGTCGACGCGCCGGTGGAGCCTGGAACACCTGGGCCCGTACGCCGACGCACTGCCCTGGCTCCAAGGCGACGCCCATGTCGTCGACACCAGCCGGCTCACCCCCCGGCAGACCGCCGAGCGGGTCGCCGAGGCCGTCCGCACCGGCGCCGGCGCCTGCGACATCGTGCAGACCCCCGAACCGACCGCCGAAACGCTCGCCGCCGGCGTACTGCTCTTCGACGACCAGGACCGGGTACTGCTCGTCGACCCGACCTACAAGGCCGGCTGGGAATTCCCCGGCGGCGTCGTGGAACGCGGCGAGGCACCCGCCCGTGCCGGCGTACGGGAGGTCGCCGAGGAACTGGGGATCGAACTGCCCCGCGCACTCCGGCTGCTGGTGCTGGACTGGGAAGCTCCAAAACCACCCGGCTTCGGCGGTCTGCGGCTGCTCTACGACGGCGGCACCCTGACCGACGACCGGATCAGCAAACTGCTGCTGCCCGGCGCGGAACTGCGCGACTGGCGTTTCGCCACCGAAGCCGAGGCCGAGAAGATGCTGCCGCCGGTGCGGTGGAACCGCCTGCGGTGGGCGCTGCGCGCCCGGGAGCGGGGGTGTCCGCTTCACCTGGAGGCCGGGGTTCCCGCGGGGTGA
- a CDS encoding DinB family protein has product MTWTAPPIERRELPTTAGEREMLQGWLDYHRDTLLTKCAGLTPDQLVEASAAPSTLTLLGLVRHMAYVERTWFRVRFLGRRIADLYYTEDDPDADFHAADPAAAERDIAVFRAEIEACDKAVADRGLDETFSPRPGRTLNLRWIYVHMIEEYARHNGHADLLRERIDGATGS; this is encoded by the coding sequence ATGACGTGGACCGCACCCCCCATCGAACGCAGAGAACTCCCCACCACGGCCGGTGAACGGGAGATGCTGCAAGGCTGGCTCGACTACCACCGCGACACCCTGCTCACCAAGTGCGCGGGCCTGACGCCCGACCAGCTCGTCGAGGCGAGCGCCGCACCCTCCACCCTCACGCTGCTCGGCCTGGTGCGCCATATGGCATACGTCGAACGCACCTGGTTCCGGGTGCGCTTCCTCGGCCGGCGGATCGCCGATCTCTACTACACCGAGGACGATCCGGACGCCGACTTCCACGCCGCGGACCCGGCCGCCGCCGAGCGTGATATCGCCGTCTTCCGCGCCGAGATCGAGGCCTGCGACAAGGCGGTGGCGGACCGCGGGCTGGACGAAACCTTCTCCCCGCGCCCGGGGCGCACCCTGAACCTGCGCTGGATCTACGTCCACATGATCGAGGAGTACGCCCGGCACAACGGCCACGCGGACCTGCTGCGCGAGCGGATCGACGGGGCCACGGGCAGCTGA